From Haloglomus litoreum, the proteins below share one genomic window:
- a CDS encoding DHH family phosphoesterase, with translation MDDYLIDDDRLSLSRKSVLPGEGFFVPDSVDEAREEAEAREAIVGASTVVIADPDADGLACVALCREAFGAAALVPTGPHEIADSLEYVAEFADPDARVVVCDLCPDDERDIEPLAAVAEAHEVRWFDHHQWHEDLSLLVEEAGVDLVVGPSDEVCTADVALEALEYDFPDRFAELAAVTRDHDLWLREDPRSDDLADYSYWSEPEEYVETVREHGADLPAEVEEYLAERRVEKEALIEQAVERGQIEEVNGWTVGVTYGRCSQNEVAEAFREQGADASVVVKPSGSASIRGTDRFERCHEVAAQVNGGGHPKAAGCKPDIYDDMLDYAHHWTTRGAITKQVILDAFRALEPEDEDDEGIETET, from the coding sequence ATGGACGACTATCTCATCGACGACGACCGGCTCTCGCTCTCGCGGAAGTCGGTCCTCCCGGGAGAGGGGTTCTTCGTGCCGGATTCGGTCGACGAGGCCCGCGAGGAGGCCGAGGCCCGCGAGGCCATCGTCGGCGCCTCGACCGTCGTGATCGCGGACCCGGACGCCGACGGCCTGGCCTGCGTCGCACTCTGCCGCGAGGCGTTCGGCGCGGCCGCGCTCGTTCCCACCGGCCCCCACGAGATCGCCGACTCGCTGGAGTACGTCGCCGAGTTCGCCGACCCCGACGCACGCGTCGTGGTCTGTGACCTCTGCCCGGACGACGAACGCGACATCGAACCGCTCGCAGCGGTGGCCGAGGCCCACGAGGTCCGCTGGTTCGACCACCACCAGTGGCACGAGGATCTCTCCCTGCTCGTCGAGGAGGCGGGCGTCGACCTCGTGGTCGGCCCCTCGGACGAGGTGTGTACCGCGGACGTGGCGCTGGAGGCGCTCGAGTACGACTTCCCCGACCGGTTCGCCGAACTCGCCGCCGTCACTCGCGACCACGACCTCTGGCTCCGCGAGGACCCCCGCAGCGACGACCTCGCGGACTACTCGTACTGGTCCGAGCCCGAGGAGTACGTCGAGACGGTCCGCGAGCACGGCGCCGACCTCCCCGCCGAGGTCGAGGAGTACCTCGCCGAGCGCCGCGTCGAGAAGGAGGCCCTCATCGAGCAGGCCGTCGAGCGCGGGCAGATCGAGGAGGTGAACGGCTGGACCGTCGGGGTGACGTACGGCCGCTGCTCGCAGAACGAGGTCGCCGAGGCCTTCCGCGAGCAGGGCGCCGACGCCTCCGTCGTCGTCAAGCCCTCCGGGTCCGCGAGCATCCGCGGCACGGACCGGTTCGAGCGCTGTCACGAGGTCGCCGCGCAGGTCAACGGCGGCGGCCACCCGAAGGCCGCGGGCTGCAAGCCGGACATCTACGACGACATGCTCGACTACGCCCACCACTGGACGACGCGGGGCGCAATCACGAAGCAGGTCATCCTCGACGCGTTCCGGGCGCTGGAACCGGAGGACGAGGACGACGAGGGCATCGAGACCGAGACGTAG
- a CDS encoding chemotaxis protein CheA yields the protein MSETEQPTDDVPDGFVRENRQHIRALGESLLSLEAGTDSGREPVDAAFRAAHSLKANCEMEGLEDAATVAHAVEDVLAAVRAGDVTLDAAAADEAMAAVEAIERVLDGIGGDDVPDIDAEAWTDRLRDQLEDTDADANGDTDSTDADDTDEPAPGLDDLDPEARAAFEAAGEYDDLDALVEAMDDDAAAYADLEGGGSFDEVERAEAAEGADPPDADDDETADTGDAGAEAPTGAETEATEAVDTAAPATTETASGAEEPAPAPDVAPRTDPETDAAAAGNITIPGVGRVTDAAATIAASSLDAAAFDVTEPEDTATAAAAGGAVALDAVRSLAVEERRLAAALDEPEANDLGGERNPGGPAADALASVRAATERLEAAAAADLRRVDALVPRLERAVERAAESVETPVAFEAAVAPVAVERAVVDRLAEPLVHCVRNAVDHGIESPRERGAAGKEETGTVAVRGRREGDRLVVTVADDGRGIDPDAVREAAVAAGIEGATEADDGAVLDLLFEAGVSTADPDSDLSGRGVGMDVVGRAMDALDGDVTVDSTPGTGTTVRLSVPVDGAVEGVHLLAAGPETYAVPGGAVAEVVEGDDATERDGTLRVPGDELERDAMGATTAFGETLEYPVVDLATALSVPEARGETETGLGTTSAAGGAAGSNGRAYLLVGSDAAVGGDRASDDRDLVALRCGALRGEHETLVTPLADITAPTVDGAVVCDAGRVVPVLDPTAFVGQR from the coding sequence GTGAGCGAGACCGAACAGCCCACCGACGACGTCCCCGACGGGTTCGTCCGCGAGAACCGCCAGCACATCCGGGCGCTGGGCGAGTCGCTCCTCTCGCTGGAGGCAGGGACCGACTCGGGTCGCGAGCCGGTCGACGCGGCGTTCCGCGCGGCCCACTCGCTGAAGGCCAACTGCGAGATGGAGGGGCTGGAGGACGCCGCCACGGTCGCACACGCCGTCGAGGACGTCCTCGCGGCGGTACGGGCCGGGGATGTGACGCTCGACGCGGCGGCGGCCGACGAGGCGATGGCCGCCGTCGAAGCCATCGAGCGCGTCCTCGACGGAATCGGAGGGGACGATGTCCCCGACATCGACGCCGAGGCGTGGACCGACCGCCTCCGGGACCAGCTGGAGGACACGGACGCGGATGCGAACGGGGACACGGACAGCACGGACGCGGACGACACGGACGAGCCCGCCCCCGGCCTCGACGACCTGGACCCGGAGGCCCGCGCGGCGTTCGAGGCGGCCGGGGAGTACGACGACCTCGACGCGCTGGTCGAGGCGATGGACGACGACGCCGCGGCGTACGCCGACCTCGAGGGGGGCGGCTCGTTCGACGAGGTCGAGCGGGCCGAGGCGGCGGAGGGGGCAGACCCGCCGGATGCGGACGACGACGAGACCGCCGACACGGGCGACGCCGGGGCGGAAGCACCGACGGGCGCCGAGACCGAGGCTACGGAGGCGGTCGACACCGCCGCACCGGCGACGACGGAGACGGCGAGCGGCGCCGAGGAGCCGGCACCGGCGCCGGACGTGGCCCCCCGGACGGACCCGGAGACCGACGCGGCGGCGGCCGGCAACATCACGATCCCGGGCGTGGGGCGGGTCACGGACGCAGCGGCGACCATCGCGGCGAGTTCGCTCGACGCCGCGGCGTTCGACGTGACGGAGCCGGAGGACACCGCCACGGCGGCTGCGGCAGGCGGGGCGGTGGCGCTGGACGCGGTCCGGAGCCTCGCGGTCGAGGAGCGACGGCTCGCGGCGGCGCTCGACGAACCGGAGGCGAACGACCTCGGCGGCGAGCGCAATCCGGGCGGCCCGGCGGCGGACGCGCTGGCGTCGGTGCGGGCGGCCACCGAGCGCCTGGAGGCCGCGGCGGCCGCGGACCTGCGCCGGGTCGACGCGCTCGTCCCCCGACTGGAGCGAGCGGTCGAGCGGGCCGCCGAGAGCGTCGAGACGCCGGTGGCGTTCGAGGCGGCCGTCGCGCCGGTCGCCGTCGAGCGGGCGGTCGTCGACCGGCTGGCGGAGCCGCTGGTCCACTGCGTGCGGAACGCCGTCGACCACGGCATCGAGTCGCCGCGCGAGCGCGGCGCCGCCGGCAAGGAGGAGACCGGGACCGTCGCGGTCCGGGGCCGCCGCGAGGGCGACCGGCTGGTGGTCACCGTCGCGGACGACGGGCGCGGCATCGACCCGGACGCCGTCCGCGAGGCGGCCGTCGCCGCCGGCATCGAGGGGGCGACCGAGGCCGACGACGGCGCGGTGCTGGACCTGCTGTTCGAGGCCGGCGTCTCGACGGCCGACCCGGACAGCGACCTCTCCGGGCGGGGCGTCGGGATGGACGTCGTCGGGCGGGCGATGGACGCCCTCGACGGCGACGTGACCGTCGACTCGACGCCCGGCACCGGGACGACCGTCCGGCTGTCGGTTCCCGTCGATGGCGCCGTCGAGGGCGTCCACCTGCTCGCGGCGGGCCCGGAGACGTACGCCGTTCCCGGGGGCGCCGTCGCGGAGGTGGTCGAGGGGGACGACGCGACAGAGCGGGACGGGACCCTCCGGGTGCCCGGCGACGAGCTCGAGCGGGACGCGATGGGGGCCACGACCGCCTTCGGCGAGACGCTGGAGTACCCCGTCGTCGACCTCGCGACGGCGCTCTCCGTGCCGGAAGCGAGGGGCGAGACGGAGACGGGGCTGGGGACCACCAGCGCGGCAGGCGGCGCGGCGGGCAGCAACGGCCGGGCGTACCTGCTGGTCGGGAGCGACGCAGCGGTCGGTGGCGACCGGGCGAGCGACGACCGGGACCTCGTCGCGCTCCGGTGTGGGGCTCTGCGCGGCGAGCACGAGACGCTGGTGACGCCGCTCGCGGATATCACGGCGCCGACCGTCGACGGCGCCGTCGTCTGCGACGCCGGGCGGGTGGTCCCGGTGCTGGACCCGACAGCGTTCGTGGGGCAGCGATAA
- a CDS encoding DUF5807 family protein, which produces MGDARRAFLAGERPDDICIYLREDGIADPEELADLGERTADGVVLVLPGAEGRQAFESATGLDPMSFAGSAMDTEGTVHRDLTGGDCPEGDGDDHGARFIFAFAEEQNPEVGGQYAEGDVVHAYAACDCGTTYSEKWVAEADAS; this is translated from the coding sequence ATGGGCGACGCCCGGCGGGCCTTCCTCGCCGGCGAGCGCCCGGACGACATCTGCATCTACCTCCGCGAGGACGGCATCGCTGACCCCGAGGAGCTGGCCGACCTCGGCGAGCGGACCGCCGACGGTGTGGTCCTCGTGCTCCCGGGCGCGGAGGGCCGGCAGGCCTTCGAGTCCGCCACGGGGCTGGACCCGATGTCGTTCGCCGGGAGCGCGATGGACACCGAGGGGACCGTCCACCGCGACCTGACCGGCGGCGACTGCCCGGAGGGCGACGGCGACGACCACGGCGCCCGCTTCATCTTCGCCTTCGCCGAGGAACAGAACCCGGAGGTCGGCGGCCAGTACGCCGAGGGCGACGTCGTCCACGCCTACGCCGCCTGTGACTGCGGCACGACCTACTCCGAGAAGTGGGTCGCCGAGGCCGACGCGTCGTAG
- a CDS encoding DUF7112 family protein, which produces MERIAHDNDAVRTVRANLERVGRTDRPRIALPDTERDAFPVGEVVRVSLNGKTRHARVHRGLDDGLEIRACYDNARQARTGDGEDRLPAWVAEHDLEFGRSVLVDVVEEGFFYGVRAPSDETVYEVPDRPDDGLAAIARDLEDGQ; this is translated from the coding sequence ATGGAGCGTATCGCCCACGACAACGACGCCGTCCGGACCGTCCGGGCCAACCTCGAACGGGTCGGTCGCACGGACCGGCCCCGCATCGCCCTGCCCGATACCGAACGGGACGCCTTCCCCGTCGGCGAGGTCGTCCGCGTGTCGCTCAACGGGAAGACCCGCCACGCCCGGGTCCACCGCGGGCTGGACGACGGGCTCGAGATACGGGCCTGCTACGACAACGCGCGGCAGGCGCGCACGGGCGACGGCGAGGACCGCCTCCCGGCGTGGGTCGCCGAACACGACCTCGAGTTCGGCCGCTCGGTGCTCGTGGACGTGGTCGAGGAGGGGTTCTTCTACGGCGTCCGCGCGCCCAGCGACGAGACCGTCTACGAGGTGCCCGACCGGCCGGACGATGGGCTCGCGGCCATCGCCCGCGACCTGGAGGACGGACAGTGA
- a CDS encoding chemotaxis protein CheW, protein MQVADTRRADGSGALDSVAFVRFRLGGFPLALEAGHVARVAPAPEQTRLPGAPATVTGLGYVGGRPTVLVSLAGRLDVEPEGEDRRVVVVAGERTPAVGLLTDGGSELVTAPVEAVTPADAAEDFFLGDAATDPLFRAVVAADAGQAYVLAPAGVTALARGTGAGVNASTDGGRRGGGRE, encoded by the coding sequence ATGCAGGTGGCGGACACCCGCCGAGCGGATGGCTCCGGGGCGCTCGACAGCGTCGCGTTCGTCCGGTTCCGGCTGGGCGGCTTCCCGCTCGCGCTGGAGGCCGGCCACGTCGCCCGGGTGGCGCCGGCCCCCGAGCAGACGCGGCTCCCGGGCGCGCCCGCGACCGTGACGGGCCTGGGCTACGTCGGCGGGCGCCCGACGGTGCTCGTCTCGCTGGCCGGGCGACTCGACGTCGAACCGGAGGGCGAGGACCGCCGGGTCGTGGTGGTCGCCGGGGAGCGGACCCCGGCAGTGGGCCTTCTGACCGACGGCGGGAGCGAACTCGTGACGGCGCCGGTCGAGGCGGTCACGCCGGCGGACGCGGCCGAGGACTTCTTCCTCGGGGACGCCGCGACGGACCCGCTGTTCCGGGCGGTCGTGGCCGCGGACGCGGGGCAAGCGTACGTCCTCGCACCGGCGGGTGTGACCGCGCTCGCGAGGGGCACGGGCGCCGGTGTGAACGCGAGCACGGACGGCGGGCGGCGCGGAGGTGGCCGGGAGTGA
- a CDS encoding CPCC family cysteine-rich protein, with protein MSTGDPRRTRTDSPVSRERGFCPCCGYRTLAPDTPGSYEVCAVCGWLDDLVGFHHPDHEGDYNHVSLRRARENFAQYGACTPEAAAKTREPASAERDPNWPYD; from the coding sequence ATGTCGACCGGGGACCCGCGCCGCACCCGCACCGACAGCCCGGTGTCGCGCGAACGGGGGTTCTGCCCGTGCTGTGGCTACCGGACGCTCGCACCCGACACGCCCGGGTCGTACGAGGTCTGTGCGGTCTGTGGCTGGCTGGACGACCTCGTTGGGTTCCACCACCCGGACCACGAGGGGGACTACAACCACGTCTCGCTCCGCCGTGCCCGCGAGAACTTCGCGCAGTACGGCGCCTGCACGCCGGAGGCCGCCGCGAAGACGCGGGAGCCGGCGAGCGCCGAGCGCGACCCGAACTGGCCCTACGACTGA
- a CDS encoding 30S ribosomal protein S6e, with translation MADFQVVVADPEDGATYQFEIDGQDANRFQGREIGEAVDAGAVGLDGYEVEITGGSDTAGRPMRGDVPGTELKQLLLTGGVGYEPQVDGERRRVTVRGREISDETRQINAKIVSRGDSSIDELLGEGDEDDE, from the coding sequence ATGGCAGACTTCCAGGTCGTCGTCGCGGACCCCGAGGACGGGGCGACCTACCAGTTCGAGATCGACGGACAGGACGCGAACCGGTTCCAGGGCCGAGAGATCGGCGAGGCCGTCGACGCCGGCGCCGTCGGCCTCGACGGCTACGAGGTGGAGATCACCGGTGGCTCCGACACCGCCGGCCGCCCGATGCGCGGCGACGTGCCCGGGACAGAGCTGAAGCAGCTCCTCCTGACGGGTGGCGTCGGCTACGAGCCGCAGGTCGACGGCGAGCGCCGTCGCGTGACGGTTCGGGGCCGCGAGATCAGCGACGAGACCCGACAGATCAACGCCAAGATCGTCTCCCGCGGCGACAGCTCCATCGATGAGCTGCTCGGCGAGGGCGACGAGGACGACGAGTAA
- a CDS encoding chemotaxis protein CheC — protein MSDRDPEAKRAGERHRGRVQPPTEGSRESWTLPIEKLAVMNRLGEVGADGVADRVDRLGIDEVVSEQVKSGYVTPEDAAMQFSDEDRVGVRVRLPGAPGGYVLVLFDPASANRAAAAMLEDADEAVAQADEELAWSTIQELGSIMASGFVDSWANMFDERIDIATPETVQHTEAEIVSAAVEAGDDLGVYIASQLHVPAYDIDASVYVLPDTRTFLKILGQLEVGSIQR, from the coding sequence ATGAGCGACCGCGACCCGGAGGCCAAACGAGCGGGTGAGCGCCACCGCGGCCGTGTACAGCCCCCCACCGAGGGCAGCCGCGAGAGCTGGACGCTCCCCATCGAGAAGCTCGCGGTGATGAACCGGCTCGGCGAGGTCGGCGCCGACGGCGTCGCCGACCGGGTCGACCGGCTCGGCATCGACGAGGTCGTCTCCGAACAGGTCAAGAGCGGCTACGTCACGCCCGAGGACGCCGCGATGCAGTTCAGCGACGAGGACCGCGTCGGCGTCCGCGTCCGGCTCCCGGGCGCGCCCGGCGGCTACGTCCTCGTCCTGTTCGACCCCGCCAGCGCCAACCGCGCCGCCGCGGCCATGCTCGAGGACGCCGACGAGGCTGTCGCCCAGGCCGACGAGGAACTGGCCTGGAGCACCATCCAGGAGCTGGGCTCCATCATGGCCAGCGGCTTCGTCGACAGCTGGGCCAATATGTTCGACGAGCGCATCGACATCGCCACCCCGGAGACGGTCCAGCACACCGAGGCCGAGATCGTCAGCGCGGCTGTGGAGGCGGGCGACGACCTCGGCGTCTACATCGCCAGCCAGCTCCACGTCCCGGCCTACGACATCGACGCGTCCGTGTACGTCCTCCCGGACACCCGGACCTTCCTGAAGATCCTCGGCCAGCTGGAGGTCGGCTCCATCCAGCGATGA
- a CDS encoding sporulation protein, translated as MKKVLATVGIGNATVDTVLASETVQPGETVDAEIRVEGGNAEQEVRHIDLEFETYYHTEDGRREGTVDTARLTDGFTIEPDESRTIDTQVEIPWGTPLTMGGVDVWLETELDVTGIDPEDEDYLDVRPTDRQQAVFDAAESLGLSLRTAKNEEVAGWGSNRFVQEFEFTPSGGPFRGDLDEIELIFDPGPDSLRVAVEVDRRGGLLAEMTDTDERTDSFAVETADAGAVERDLRQIIERHT; from the coding sequence ATGAAGAAGGTCCTCGCGACAGTCGGTATCGGGAACGCCACCGTCGACACCGTGCTCGCCTCGGAGACGGTCCAGCCGGGGGAGACGGTCGACGCCGAGATCAGGGTCGAGGGCGGCAACGCAGAGCAGGAGGTCCGCCACATCGACCTGGAGTTCGAGACGTACTACCACACCGAGGACGGCCGCCGGGAGGGGACCGTCGACACCGCCCGGCTGACGGACGGGTTCACCATCGAACCCGACGAGTCCCGGACCATCGACACGCAGGTCGAGATCCCGTGGGGGACGCCGCTGACGATGGGCGGCGTCGACGTGTGGCTGGAGACGGAACTCGACGTGACCGGCATCGACCCGGAGGACGAGGACTACCTCGACGTGCGGCCGACGGACCGCCAGCAGGCCGTCTTCGACGCCGCCGAATCGCTGGGGCTCTCGCTCCGGACCGCGAAGAACGAGGAGGTCGCGGGCTGGGGGAGCAACCGCTTCGTCCAGGAGTTCGAGTTCACGCCCAGCGGCGGGCCCTTCCGCGGCGACCTCGACGAGATCGAACTCATCTTCGACCCCGGGCCCGACAGCCTGCGGGTCGCCGTCGAGGTGGACCGCCGGGGTGGCCTCCTCGCGGAGATGACCGACACGGACGAGCGCACGGACTCGTTCGCCGTCGAGACCGCCGACGCCGGCGCCGTCGAGCGGGACCTCCGGCAGATCATCGAACGGCACACCTGA
- a CDS encoding MBL fold metallo-hydrolase: protein MELQFLGGAGEVGRSAVLVDDRLLLDYGMKTGTPPAYPVGSVDPEAVVVSHGHLDHAGAVPALLSGRDRPGVHWTPPTRELALTLARDTLKLHGNSHRCPFTETDLKRVGEVDHPHGYGEPFAAAGYEVTFFDAGHIPGSAHVLVDDGDTRLLYTGDFHTTSQRGSDAPASRTDRHGESIRGQRLVAGTTARPEADIVVCESTYSDVRHEPRQTVEERFAESVRTTLYEGGTVVVPAFAIGRTQELLLVCEAHDIPCYVDGMGQDVTRMLRQYPAYVRDADALRRAKSHARFVTGRDGQRERIADQNVAIVTTSGMLSGGPAMSYIPEIRRNPTNKITMTGYQVEGTPGRELLETGSAEIDGRVMPVAARVEQYDFSAHADRDGLLSFLDSYRDVPVLVNHGDRCGAFAEELRADGYEASAPELGATVTV, encoded by the coding sequence ATGGAACTCCAGTTCCTCGGGGGTGCCGGCGAGGTCGGCCGGAGCGCCGTCCTCGTCGACGACCGCCTCCTGCTGGACTACGGGATGAAGACGGGCACGCCGCCCGCCTACCCCGTCGGGTCGGTCGACCCGGAGGCCGTCGTCGTCTCGCACGGCCACCTCGACCACGCGGGCGCGGTCCCCGCCCTCCTCTCGGGCCGCGACCGCCCCGGGGTCCACTGGACACCGCCGACCCGGGAACTGGCGCTGACGCTCGCGCGGGACACGCTGAAACTGCACGGCAACAGCCATCGGTGCCCGTTCACGGAGACCGACCTCAAGCGCGTGGGCGAGGTCGACCACCCCCACGGCTACGGCGAGCCGTTCGCGGCCGCCGGCTACGAGGTCACGTTCTTCGACGCCGGGCATATCCCCGGGAGCGCGCACGTCCTCGTGGACGACGGCGACACCCGGCTCCTCTACACCGGCGACTTCCACACCACCAGCCAGCGCGGGAGCGACGCTCCCGCGAGCCGCACGGATCGCCACGGGGAGTCGATCCGTGGACAGCGCCTCGTCGCGGGGACGACCGCGCGCCCCGAGGCCGACATCGTCGTCTGCGAGTCCACGTACTCGGACGTCCGGCACGAGCCCCGCCAGACGGTCGAGGAACGGTTCGCCGAGAGCGTCCGGACCACCCTGTACGAGGGGGGAACGGTCGTCGTCCCGGCGTTCGCCATCGGCCGGACCCAGGAGCTGCTCCTCGTCTGCGAGGCCCACGACATCCCCTGCTACGTCGACGGGATGGGCCAGGACGTGACCCGGATGCTCCGGCAGTACCCGGCGTACGTCCGCGACGCCGACGCACTCCGACGGGCCAAATCGCACGCCCGGTTCGTGACGGGCCGGGACGGACAGCGCGAGCGCATCGCCGACCAGAACGTCGCCATCGTCACCACGAGCGGGATGCTCTCGGGCGGCCCCGCGATGAGCTACATCCCCGAGATCCGGCGCAACCCGACGAACAAGATCACGATGACCGGCTACCAGGTCGAGGGGACGCCCGGCCGCGAGCTGCTGGAGACCGGCAGCGCCGAGATCGACGGGCGCGTGATGCCCGTCGCGGCGCGGGTCGAGCAGTACGACTTCTCCGCCCACGCCGACCGCGACGGCCTCCTGTCGTTCCTCGACAGCTATCGCGACGTGCCCGTCCTCGTCAACCACGGCGACCGTTGCGGGGCGTTCGCCGAGGAACTGCGGGCCGACGGCTACGAGGCGAGCGCGCCCGAGTTGGGAGCGACGGTGACGGTCTGA
- a CDS encoding cupin domain-containing protein: MEHVAAGDREAVEAVEGVHLTQLAAGDRASIQRFRIEPGAEVPEHDHHHEQTGYVVEGTLTFLVGDEAYDVGPGDSFTIPGGEPHAAVNRGDEPVVGIDTFAPPRPNPDWAPGPDTE, encoded by the coding sequence ATGGAGCACGTCGCTGCCGGAGACCGCGAAGCCGTCGAGGCCGTCGAGGGGGTCCATCTCACACAGCTCGCCGCGGGGGACCGGGCGAGCATCCAGCGGTTCCGCATCGAGCCCGGCGCCGAGGTGCCGGAGCACGACCACCACCACGAACAGACCGGCTACGTCGTCGAGGGGACGCTGACCTTCCTCGTCGGCGACGAGGCGTACGACGTGGGTCCGGGCGACTCGTTCACCATCCCGGGCGGCGAGCCCCACGCGGCCGTCAACCGGGGCGACGAGCCGGTCGTCGGCATCGACACGTTCGCGCCACCGCGGCCGAACCCGGACTGGGCACCCGGCCCGGACACCGAGTGA
- a CDS encoding DUF6360 family protein, which yields MVDRLMTVNAYTTLDLVDAVAEGHDFEEEAFATLNVTSPRKNPDHVSLQLELDNTQLTELPAHAETVTLTPEQARSIAADLEKHADKVEAALADDGADAA from the coding sequence ATGGTCGACCGACTGATGACGGTGAACGCGTACACCACGCTGGACCTGGTGGACGCCGTCGCCGAGGGGCACGACTTCGAGGAGGAGGCGTTCGCGACGCTGAACGTCACCTCGCCGAGGAAGAACCCCGACCACGTCTCCCTGCAGCTCGAACTGGACAACACGCAGCTGACGGAACTGCCGGCCCACGCAGAGACGGTGACGCTCACGCCCGAGCAGGCCCGGTCCATCGCGGCCGACCTCGAGAAACACGCGGACAAGGTCGAGGCCGCGCTGGCCGACGACGGCGCCGACGCGGCCTGA
- the tgtA gene encoding tRNA guanosine(15) transglycosylase TgtA gives MTDVFEVRRWDGAGRLGSLDVPRAGVTVETPALMPVVNPHLRTVSPARMEELGAQVLITNGYILYGSDDYREDALERGLHDLYDFSGAIVTDSGSFQLSVYGDDEVDIDTREILEFQRDIGSDIGTPVDIPTPPDAARERAEDELGTTQERLELAADLDLGEMLLNAPVQGSTYGDLRERAGADARATGADVFPVGAVVPLLNDYRYAEAVEVSLAAKRGLGPAAPVHLFGAGHPMMFALAAAAGCDLFDSAAYALYARDDRYLTVRSTEHLADLEYLPCSCPVCTEHGAEGLQALPDAERERLLAEHNLQVSFAEMRRVRQAIRAGDLLELVEARARSHPTVLDGYRALLDHADELERTDDASKETFFHLSTESARRPEIRRHHDRLTGVPVDGDEVLLSEGGANASYDETWRVVPPFGPFPRSLSETYPLTAEVPERTDRAARAAAARGVTALVEANPEVAFTLAHWEWPDEVLATLPERLTVTALGPDDVDETPDETAEE, from the coding sequence ATGACCGACGTCTTCGAGGTCCGTCGCTGGGACGGCGCGGGCCGTCTCGGAAGTCTCGACGTGCCCCGCGCGGGCGTGACCGTCGAGACGCCGGCGCTGATGCCCGTCGTGAACCCCCATCTGCGGACCGTCTCGCCGGCGCGGATGGAGGAACTCGGCGCGCAGGTGCTCATCACGAACGGCTACATCCTCTACGGGAGCGACGACTACCGCGAGGACGCGCTCGAACGCGGGCTGCACGACCTGTACGACTTCTCGGGCGCCATCGTCACGGACTCGGGGTCGTTCCAGCTCTCGGTGTACGGCGACGACGAGGTCGACATCGACACCCGCGAGATCCTCGAGTTCCAGCGCGACATCGGCTCTGACATCGGGACGCCGGTGGACATCCCCACGCCGCCCGACGCCGCCCGCGAGCGCGCCGAGGACGAACTCGGGACGACCCAGGAGCGCCTCGAACTCGCCGCCGACCTCGACCTGGGCGAGATGCTGCTGAACGCGCCCGTCCAGGGGTCGACGTACGGGGACCTCCGCGAGCGGGCGGGTGCGGACGCCCGCGCGACGGGGGCCGACGTGTTCCCGGTCGGCGCGGTCGTCCCGCTGCTCAACGACTACCGCTACGCCGAGGCCGTCGAGGTGTCGCTGGCCGCCAAACGGGGGCTCGGCCCGGCCGCGCCGGTCCACCTGTTCGGCGCGGGCCACCCGATGATGTTCGCGCTCGCGGCGGCCGCAGGCTGTGACCTGTTCGACTCGGCCGCGTACGCGCTGTACGCCCGCGACGACCGCTACCTCACCGTCCGGAGCACGGAGCACCTCGCTGACCTCGAGTACCTCCCCTGCTCGTGTCCGGTCTGCACCGAACACGGCGCCGAGGGGCTGCAGGCGCTTCCCGACGCCGAGCGCGAGCGCCTGCTCGCCGAGCACAACCTGCAGGTCTCGTTCGCCGAGATGCGCCGGGTCCGCCAGGCCATCCGCGCGGGCGACCTCCTCGAGCTGGTGGAGGCCCGTGCGCGCTCGCACCCGACCGTGCTGGACGGCTATCGGGCGCTGCTCGACCACGCCGACGAACTCGAGCGGACGGACGACGCCAGCAAGGAGACCTTCTTCCATCTCTCGACCGAGAGCGCCCGCCGCCCGGAGATCCGGCGCCACCACGACCGGCTGACGGGCGTCCCCGTCGACGGTGACGAGGTGCTGCTCTCGGAGGGGGGGGCGAACGCCTCCTACGACGAGACCTGGCGCGTCGTCCCGCCGTTCGGCCCCTTCCCGCGGTCACTCTCGGAGACGTACCCGCTCACCGCGGAGGTGCCCGAGCGGACCGACCGCGCCGCCCGCGCGGCGGCCGCCCGGGGCGTGACCGCGCTCGTCGAGGCGAACCCCGAGGTCGCGTTCACGCTCGCGCACTGGGAGTGGCCCGACGAGGTGCTGGCCACGCTCCCCGAGCGCCTGACGGTGACGGCGCTGGGGCCGGACGACGTGGACGAGACGCCGGACGAGACCGCCGAGGAGTGA